In one Streptomyces sp. NBC_00597 genomic region, the following are encoded:
- the rpmD gene encoding 50S ribosomal protein L30, giving the protein MARLKITQTKSYIGSKQNHRDTLRSLGLKRLNDVVVKEDRPEFRGMVHTVRHLVTVEEVD; this is encoded by the coding sequence ATGGCTCGCCTCAAGATCACGCAGACGAAGTCGTACATCGGCAGCAAGCAGAACCACCGCGACACGCTGCGTTCGCTCGGGCTCAAGCGCCTGAACGACGTCGTCGTCAAGGAGGACCGCCCCGAGTTCCGCGGAATGGTTCACACCGTCCGCCACCTCGTGACGGTTGAGGAGGTTGACTAA
- the rplO gene encoding 50S ribosomal protein L15, protein MAENSPLKAHNLRPAPGAKTAKTRVGRGEASKGKTAGRGTKGQKARYQIPQRFEGGQMPLHMRLPKLKGFKNPFRTEFQVVNLDKLGALYPEGGEVTVADLVAKGAVRKNSLVKVLGQGEISVALTVSVDAVSASAKEKIAAAGGTVTELV, encoded by the coding sequence ATGGCTGAGAACAGCCCGCTGAAGGCCCACAACCTCCGTCCCGCCCCCGGCGCCAAGACCGCGAAGACCCGTGTCGGTCGTGGTGAGGCGTCGAAGGGTAAGACGGCAGGTCGTGGTACGAAGGGCCAGAAGGCCCGTTACCAGATCCCGCAGCGCTTCGAGGGTGGGCAGATGCCCCTCCACATGCGCCTGCCGAAGCTCAAGGGCTTCAAGAACCCGTTCCGCACCGAGTTCCAGGTTGTCAACCTGGACAAGCTCGGCGCTCTCTACCCCGAGGGTGGAGAGGTCACGGTGGCCGACCTGGTCGCCAAGGGCGCGGTTCGCAAGAACAGCCTCGTCAAGGTCCTGGGCCAGGGCGAGATCTCCGTGGCGCTGACGGTGTCGGTTGACGCCGTTTCCGCCTCCGCCAAGGAGAAGATTGCCGCTGCCGGCGGCACCGTCACCGAGCTCGTCTAG